In the Panthera leo isolate Ple1 chromosome C2, P.leo_Ple1_pat1.1, whole genome shotgun sequence genome, AggtgataataaaaagaaaagtaagaattaaaataaatttaatgtttttttaaaatttatttttgatggagagagagagagagagagagagacagagcctgagcgggggaggagcagagagagagggagacacagaatctgaagtgggctccaggctctgagctgtccgcacacagcctgactcggggcttgaactcacgaaccgtgagatcatgacctgagccgaagtcagatgttcaaccgactgagccacccaggtgcccataattaaaataaatttaaatggatgATTGTTATGGTGGAAATAAAACAGCCTCCTGGGGAAGAGAGTGCAGTTTGAAGTATTGGATACAGTTCTGGGCAGTATTTTGAAGTTTTGTGTCATCTGAGATTTTGGCCGTTGTAAGAAAGTCTAGAAAGGACAGTAGGAAgtgtaaaaggaaagagaaattcatTAAGTTTTGGGTATGATCAGTGGTGCCATAACTACCAGTTTGAAAGTACAAGGACTAGTGCTTTGAGTGTCTAGTCTTTGAGTGCCCTACTCGGTGCAGATGTCTTTGAGTGTCTTTGAGCAGATAAGAATGGGATGAAAAGCCCAGTCCTTTCTGAGTTTGAGAGTCTACGAGTTTGTTGGGGTCTGACTTCAGGGTTTTTCCTCATATGCCTTTCCAGAACTCTAACATGTAGatcttataataaaaaatgtcttttcagactCAATTTCAACCAGCAGTGAAAAATGACTCACTGACTCATCCCCATGACAAAGATCACTTCACAAAGTGTGAATCTGAGGTCCCTGGAGTTTGGAGACTCCACAACATGGCCAATTCCAAGGAAGATGGTTCTGCCATCAAGGTCAGCCCTGGAGTGAGGCTATACCCAGCATATAATGTGtcttactgatgaggaaaccgGGGTGctttcaagagttggacagttttCAGTGATGGAACATTTGTTAGTCGGAGCTGAGGACTGACTGCTTTGCATAATATACATTTAGTCTTACAAAGAAGAGAAGCTACTTCTAATGATTGCTTGTGGTTGAAAATCTACTCATTGTTTCATATGGCCTTTGTCatcacagacatttttaaaaatgtggggatacgatttttttaagtattataagGTCATTTACATATCCAAACAACAGTCTTCAcgaaataacattaaatatatgttCAAATGACAAATATTGTGACTCTCTTAGTCAACAAACAATTGTGTAGAATGTCACAGttggtgagagagggagggaaccacaAGTTCTTTGCTAGGTGGGAAGACCAAAGACTAAATTGTAGGAAAAGTGGGTGGGTGGGTCAGGACCCCATCATGAGACAGGTGGAAGGGAAAAACCCGGTCACAATATTTTCTCTAGCGACGAATGAGATGTGGTGGTCAGGGGAGACTGGAATATACCAAATGGGTGATGTCAGTCAAAAGACAAGATGGTGCAGAATATCAGTATTCCAACCAGGCCTCAGAGATATGGTATACCAGTATGTGAAAAAGGGGTCCGGAATTTACATGTAAGGGACAGTAGATTATGACGAATACACGGATAAAATTAATGTGAGGTGACAAGCAACAGCAATCATAGCTGATAACGTATTTCTGAGTGACCAGACCAAAGAAAAGGCATAGAGTGGATGATTTTTCTTTGGCCATTGTTTGGTACAGTCTCATTTCCAAATCATGTATATTCTTTATAGTTCCTAAGGATAAGAATTAAAATactcttttatataaaataaaaaaaaacccaaaataattaTGACTCTCATCTTGagtaaatgaggaaattaaaattgtaaaagaGAGATAGGGTTGATAAAATCAGAGAtagttcgtgtgtgtgtgtgtgtgtgtgtgtgtgtgtaccattcATCAGGGAAGGCTGGGAAAAATGAAGATATGGCTTCAGACATTGGCTCACATAATGGAGGAAATGGATACCATTGATAAAAGTGATTACTTCTTATAATCAGGAAATGATTTAAGCATTAAAAGTTCTTCATGAAGAAACTCAAGATCTTTTTCTTTGATGAGCTATTGCATATTGTTGATGTACTAAATTATAAAatcaggcatttttttcttttggtaatttaacaaattttaacaTCCATGATCCAGCTACATGTTATGATTGATGTTGGGGACAGAGGCACAAAGAACACACAGTTCCTTCTTCCAATAATTAAAGATATTCATTtggatacaaaataataaatcatacATTCACATTATAGCATGCATGTTTATAGGTGTTATAGGGATGCTGAGGAAGAATTCAAAGGAGAAGACAAAATGAGTCATAATGTAGAAAAGGAGTACTAGACAAGATATTGCTTCTAAAGGAGAATGACATATGAGCAAAGCCATGAAGGATGAGTTGAAATTGATCTGCTAcatgtgaaggaaaataaaattcaaggaagaggaattttaaaaagaaatgaataagttGACAGCTTACTGCTTAAGTAGTAACCTCTGTTGGAAAGCTTATAATCAGTATTACACCCATATAGGAATTCTGAGATTCTCTTAAGTTGCATTGTCCAAGATGGTAGCCACTAGAGGGATATGAccattgagcacttgaaatatggctggtCCAAAATGAAATGCATTGAAGTATAAAGTACACActagatttcaaagacttggtataaaaaagaattaaaactgtatatcaaataatttaaaaatattagttcaatattgttataatattttgaatatattaggTTAAGTAAAATATGCTATAAAATCAatccatctgtttctttttatttttttaaaatgtggctactggaaaattctaaaatgtatgtgtTTAATGATAATTCCTATTGTACAGTTTGGTTCTATAAAGTCACAACAAGCTGGCCAGTGAGGACTTTGGCCTAGAAGGGAAGCCATGTTTGTCCACCTGTTATCAAGGTATAGGGAGTAGATCATTCTGGGGAAGTAAGACCACAATAGCCAGTGCTAAAGACTTCAGGGGTGCTTAGTAACAAGGTTTTCATTTGAGATAGTTTGTTCAGTAAATGGGATTAATCAATTTACTgtttaagataaagaaaagatggaTACCTGCCTTACCCCAAACACAAAAGAAGTGGCATATTGATTTAAGTTGTAAACATGAAAGTTAATTTATTAGAGTATCAAGAGATGATATAGACTTCCAGGAATTTTGTAAGCTATTTAATCTGAAACTAGTCATGCTGAGAATATTTACATCACGGAAATTGGCAAATCAGACCCCCTACCTTCAGCAGAGGTCATTACACAATTAAATGGCAGGCCACTGCCCACATGCCTCTTGTTATTGAGAATAAACttacttttttgaaagttttaaaatgtggatgtattatttataaacctgaaaaagaaaaataaaactccacaGAAATCAGTAAGAGGGGTTACAGTATTTCTTTATGTCCAGAAATCTTTAGAGCTTATCTTAAATTGGTATCTACGTTCCCCTTGCATGAAACGCTGGATTTAACCACATTCTCCTTCTGCAAAATATCATTTCCTCAAGGCCATCCCAATGATTACACTTCCAAGGAGAAAATTGTGTGGATAGTGATTAAGGGTCCAGGATCCAGAGTCACACTACTTGTGCTTTAGCTCCATCAGTTATTAGCTGATATTATTTaacacctctgagcctcagtataTTCAGAGGTAAAATGCTAAAAGAGTGCTAAGTCAGGATTGTTGAAagtacaaaatgaataaaatatgcaaaactcTACCACTGTGAGAATGCagtacatttttgttattatatttattattaggtTGCTCATAGTGAAGTGGCTGACATTTAACCATTTTAACCTAAAACTTTGTATATGGCTCAAccttatatattatatctattaaTATTGGCAGTATTTTGATAATTCCAGAATTTTAATCCATAATCCCAATATTCTCATGTCAGATACATAGGTTAGACTCCCAAGGTAGATGTTCTGTACATCTATCATACATGTATTCCATAGTTATGAACTCTGACATATGTTTTGATGCCAAGTAAATTGACATTGTGTTTGTCAATGTACTTTTCATAACAAATTAATGGGTATTAGTAAAGTAGTTTATTTTCTGATGATtgggtcctgtttttttttttgtatcaagtTCTATTAGTTAGTAGAGAAGTTTCCATTTGATTTGGCAGAAGAGGTGAgatctataataaaaaaagattttattaaggGGGAGGTGATAACCATAGGTATTGGTTGCAGCATATTGAAGAGCTAACGGGGAAGGAAGAGCAAACATTGAATACAATCTAATATTTCATGTAGCATGAGGTGGAAACATAAAGAATGGTCTAATGGAAATGATGATTCACTCTCCCTAGAGTTTATAAATCACAGAACTCATCCTTGAGCTCTAGATACATACTTTTTATTCAATACCCTATGCCCTAGAATAGCACTTGCGTGATGTAGGTCTTCAAAAATTCTTGTAAAATTAATTGCTTAGTCACTGTCTGGAAAAAGAATCAATGGAATGATGAGGGTAAATACTATCATACCAAAGATGGTTTAGAAAGCAGGTGATGTGAAATGTCAAGGGGTCATGGAGTTTTCAGGAATGGAGCCAATGTTGAATATGTTTTAgtggaaagaattatgaaaattgGGACAGTCATAATTAGAAGGCAATCTAGAATGtttcaggttttaattttgaCATCGTACTTGTGGATCCAGATGCTTTTAATCTATATTGACTAAAATTTGAGATGTCTAGAAAAGTTACCGTCATTTCTACTTAAATGCtgacttaaaaaatgttatgaagatCGTACTCTCAGTGGACAGAGATTGCAGATGCAGAGGGACAGTCCTAGTACCACCATGTGGTACTTAAGAGGAGTCCTGGAGCAGGTCTGAGAGGGGGCTGAGTTGTCTGCTTTGGCTGTGAGGGGAAGATCGTAAAGAAAGAAAGTCCAGATGACAGAAGTGTAagagaaaagttgcaaaatacTGGCAATCTCAGTCAGACAAAGtgaatattttgcttttgaaacactgaaggaaacaataattcatgaaaaaaaattcatgggtCCTGTCCTAGCTTTTATGTTATAGGGAGGATTGAGAGAATTCAACTCTACCCCTAAATCACTTATCATCCTTGGGCAAGACTTAAGTATCCTCAGCCTCCTTTTTCTCATCTGGAACATGTGTAAAAATGCACACCACAATTTCCTACTTTATGTTGTTTTTGTCAGATTCAGATGAAGTGATAAATCTGAGTGTAACTCAAAAGCtatagaaagaaatacaaatgttaatGATAATTATTGTTGTTcttctaataattatttttcttatataacatCCTAtccattaaaataacaataattttacaGGCAGAAGAAATCTCATAGACTCTCGTTCAACAGTTAGTGAGTTACCTAGTTCTTtagattcacagaaaagaaagacagtTATTGGCCTTAAATAACACACAATCGATGAAGGGAATCAGATAATTAAAACACAGCATGCTAATACAACATATTCAGTACCACAATAAAGGTAAACTATGGAAGAACAGAGGAATTATGCTTAATACATGTACTCCAGGAATGCTTCCTCTACAGGGTATAGTCTCAGCTGTGTTTTAATGAATCAGTAGAATGTGGGGAAGATAAAATTTTGGCAATGCAAGTGGCAGATATTTCAAAACAATATgtcatactggggcacctgggtggctcagttggttaaatgcctgacttcggctcaggtcacgatctagtggtccgtgagtttaagccccatatcggcctctgtgctgatagcttggagcctggagcctgcttcggattctgtgtctccctctctctttgcccctcccttgctcacactctgtctctctctctctcaaaaataagtaataaacatttaaaaatatatgtcataCTGAAAAATGTCTTAAATAGAGTGATTATATTATATTGGATAAAATAatggtggtttttattttgatattttgcatCAGATCCCTGATTTATACTAACTTAGATCTTCTCCTCACCTGTCTcttgctccagccacactgcagTAGCCATTCTACCTGGGTTCCCTCCACTTTCTTGTAGATATAACCGGAGAATGTGTCACCTAATACACCTGCTGTTTGCCTCTCACTTCCAGCCACGATGCTTTCCTGTTGAACCTGAGAGGAGATGCTGGAGCGTCTCTCAGTGCCCATGTATGTGTATCTGGAATTGCAGGGGGGCTAGTGCCCCCTGGAGTGAAAATCTAAATTAGGTTTGTTAACATTCCACAGACCTATAATACGAGGGTTACGTCTGTTTTCCTGTAATTCTCGTGACTAGTTAGGGCCAAATCCTGGCCATAACTACCTGAAAAGAGTTGTTGTCCTTAAAAtgatgagctttttaaaaatgaaattgctgtGGTAATGCGGCTACAAAGTCTGTGTTGTGTGCTCTGCCCTTTTCTGGTAGTATATAAAGGTCTCAGGGCAAGACATGACATTCAGACTCCAGAAACCTCCATCTGCTCTTCTAAAGAACGACTGAAGCTCCATTTCTTGCCACCATGTGTTGCAACTACTATAGAAACTCATGTGGTAGCTGTGGCCATGGCTGTGGCTATGGCTGTGGCTGTGGTTCTGGATATGGCTGTGGCTATGGCTGTGGATACGGCTCTGGCAGTGGCTGTGGATATGGCTGTGGATACAAGTCTGGCTATGGCTCTGCCTGCTGTGGATGCAGACCATTTTCCTACAGAAGATGTTATTCATCTTGCTGCTAGAACATAACTGAAATACATCTTTTTCTCTAAGACGATTATTCCAAGCCATTTTTGTTTCAGTGTCCCATAGTCACACCAGATCTGAATGAAGAGAGTAGTCAGAGTCTGCAGTAAATTGACTGTCTTCTTGAAAGTCTTCATTGTAATTGAGGGGGTCTGAGTTATTCTATGTTTTTGGAAGGAAGACCTCATTTTTGCCATTGTCCAAGGTTAAACTTGTTATCTTCTTATTCTATGTTTCTCTATTGTGATGATTTCCAAATAAAACACGTTTTACTGCTCCTCCCAAGTTTGTGTATCTTTTCTGTCATACATGTCATTgacatatttttgtgtattatttctGTGACCTCCTCAGAGATTGATAGGGCTCATGCTAAACTCTTTGTTCCGGTTATGTATGTCTGGCTTCCGTTATGACTGGTCAGTATCCATGACATGCTGAATATTACATATCTTGTATTTCATCCCTAAAATATTGAACCTTCTTGGCTGAGTCATGTGTTCTTACTTCATTTTACTCAAAGGTTTGTTTTTAAGCATTTGTATTTCATGATCCTGGAGCTATCCATTTCACTCTTTCCGTGTTAACCACACTCATgtattcaacacacacacacacacacacacacacacacacacgcctcgAAAATCTGCTTTGGGAAAATGATGCTGGTGAAAAAAATGGGCTgtaaggggagggaaagaaggctcAATAATTAGGTACAGAAATGACCTGGGGACTGGTTAAATGAACCTGAGTTTAGATGGTAGTATAGGTAATGAAAGGGAACAGATGAGCATCAGGGATTTTGTGAAGGTAGAACCTATAAGATCTTAAACATCATCAGTGAAGAAGATGGGAGAAAATCCTAGAGAAGGTAATATCTAAAAAGTACGTATTTTTTCTTTGCACATAGAATGGTACGGAATTCAGGGTAGTATATGCAGTTATATATCTGAAAGACTGGTATAGCAAAATCAATAAGACTAACGTTACAGATGTGTTCCGTGTCTTTCCAGAGACACTAATCAGGGTGGGGTGAATGGGTGATCATAACATACAAATTTCTCAACACAAGAGATCTTTCAATGTGACACCATCTGAAACAAGAGTGATTCCCTCATTAGGTGCTCTATCACGGGATAGATCTAAAACCCTATTACTAGggttattttgggggagaggtaGAATTAACCAGTGTTACATATCCATTTCCTGTTCTATTGTAGGATGCTATAGGTTAGAAATGGATTTGAGCTTTGAGACCTGATTGTGATAATGGTGACACTAATACCAGGAAAATACAGGACCACAAACTTTTATGTTGCCAAATCTAGGGGGAGAAGCCAGATGTAATATGTTTTGGATTGAGAGATCCTATTTTCATTTGGGAGGCAGAAAGACTGTTAGAACTGGAGTCAAAATTCACCCATGGTTAAATAAATTCAGTGTTCTTAATATtccttgaatcttttttttaaaagtttatttatttattttgagagagacagagacagtgggagtggggaaggtaagagagacagggagagagagagaggatccccggtaggctccacgctgtccatgcagagcctaatgcagagcttgaactcactgaaccatgagatcatgacttgagccaaatccaagagtcagatgctcaactgactgagccacccaggcatcccagtattCCTTGAATCTTGAACGAAATTGCAGGCTTGGGAAAAAGAAGGACACAAGAGGATGATGATAGATTATTCTCCTTGGAAGAAATAGAATCACTTCTTATAAATTAGAGGAATGAGTAGTCTTAATCATCAcacatttgttgagtacctaaTAAGGGACATTTCATTATGTTCTATGgacagagaattaaaatattttagtccCACTTTCTAAAAGTGTGGAaaagacacatacacaaaacCCTACAAGCTACAAAGATCAGAATATTGctataatataattataacaaaggtgtttgaaaaatacagaaggataaaacagaagagaggccaagacaaagaataaacaaagaagagTCAGGcatatttctgaaagagagagaaacttctAGCTGAAATATGAAAGATGAATAGAAGTTGGTCCATCATAAAGGGAAATAGCCTCTgaacaggggaaaaaagatgtaATACATTTCAGGAAAGGTCTATAGCCTAGAGCCTTAATTCAATAGATATCATCAAAGCTGGAGGAAATGTAATCACTAGTTGGACTTAAGGAATAAATTCACAGGTGTCAGTAGGCTGAATTCAAAGGTGACCTCTAATGACATGCATCCTTGTATGCTTCCCTCCTCTTCAGTGTGAGCAGGTCTTGTAACTTGCCTTTTACCTTTGCAAAGATGATGGGATAGCATTCCTGTGATTATGTTATGTTTGGGGTTAGAAGATAAAACTCAAGATGAATAAATCTGAATTTTAGATGAAAACCAGATAACTCTTTAGTATGTTTCATGCAATATTTGGGGCGTACTGGCTAAATCTGGAAACTCAAGTTTCACAGAAAGAGATTTTTCAGATGTCCTGGCTGATACTTTGAGTGTAATATCATGAAACCCGAACAGAGATCCTAGGTAGGCTGTGCTTAGACTTCTGATCCACTTAGACTGGTAAGAATAAGTGTATATTGTCCTGAGGTGCTATTTGCGTGGGCGctcacatgtatgtgtgtgtgtgataactTACAACAGGCTTTCTCTACTGTTCTCTAAATTATCTGGTAAGAGGTGTGGTTGACTTGGGTGACCTCTATAGCATTTCTGTATATCAACAGAGATTAGGAGACAGTCATACCAGTAGGTATTAAGAGTAGACCGCTatagagagaaagtgaaagaaaggtcGAGAGGCGCTCTCAGACATACTTGAGGAGACTGGCTTGTGAACAcaacactgaaataaattttaccTAGGACCCAAAGTGACACTGGGAATAATGAGACTTGAAAGTGTGTGGCGATTTTATAACAGAGTAATTTCACAGCGAAATGGGTCACCataagaaacaataagtgtttaAGCCTCTAATGAGTAGAAAGGGACACTTGATGTAATGAAACGAAGAACAGACACTTGATCTTTGTAATGTATTAACTGTGGAGCTTTCGGTAAGGTTCCTAAACCTCTTTGTACTCCAATTTCCATATTACAAGTTATCTACCTCTTTCACAATTTTATTGGGGTCACATAGATTAAAATGTCTGAAGGAAATTTCGTGATTTGCAAAAATTTCAagtcttttttaacatttttttaaagtttacttatttttgagagggagagagagagagagagacagaacatgagtgggggagggacagagagaggagacacagaatctgaagcaggttgcaggctctgagctgttagcacagagcctgacatggggcatgagctcacgagccatgagatcatgacctgagctgaagttgctgaaattggatgcttaaccaactgagctacccaggtgagcCTCAACAGTCTTTAAAgggtatttgtatgtgtgtgtgttgttctgTTTGAACTAAATGAATACCTGGAGttgataaaaatttattgaggaaTGGCTCTTGGGGTAAAATTATCAGAATATCATATGCATGGGTATTTGGATTCATAGGAACTCTACAACATAGAATGTTGAGGTTCTGAATTGGGCAGCATTAAGTTCCAATGAAATCCCCTATGTAGTATTTAGTAAGCTAGTCAATGTAATTAGTCAAGCTTATTTTAATAGTCATATTTCCAAACCTAAACTTTGCTACCCTCCACAGAGCCTTGTTACATATATCGTTGGAATCATGTGCTCAGATGATTGGATAATTGATGGAAACTTTCTCGACAGATTTGTAATTGGCTCAAGACAATTCCTGggtgacaaaaaacaaacatggttTCCCAATAAAACTGGAGTCTATAATAATTGTTTCATTTAAGATAGATGCTATAGCTGTGAAAAGATCAAGTCCTCTCATTATCAACTGACAGGAGTGACTTATACATGctagatattaaataaatatttattgcatgaatCACAAAATTCATTACATGCCCTGGCCCTTCCTTGTCAGTATATAAAGGTTCCAGGGTAGTAGGTGACATTCAAACTTTGGAAGCACTCTTTTCCTCAACAGAAACCTCACCCTCTGCCACCATGTGTTACAACTATTATGGAAACTCTTACAGGGGCTGTGGATATGGCTCTGGCTGTGGCTGTGGATATGGCTCTGGCTATGGCTGTGGATATGTCTCTGGTTGTGGCTATGGATATGGCTCTGGCTGTGGATATGGTTCCAGATATGGCTGTGGCTATGGCTGTGGATATGGTTGTGGATATGGctctggctgtggctgtggctatGGCTGTGGATATGGTTGTGGATATGGctctggctgtggctgtggccatGGTTCCAGATATGGCTGTGGCTATGGAAGTGGCTGCTGTACCTGCCGACCATTTTGCTACAGAAAATGCTGTTCTTCTTGCTGCTAGAACATCGTCCTAGAATATCTAGAA is a window encoding:
- the LOC122229213 gene encoding keratin-associated protein 21-2-like, with protein sequence MCCNYYRNSCGSCGHGCGYGCGCGSGYGCGYGCGYGSGSGCGYGCGYKSGYGSACCGCRPFSYRRCYSSCC
- the LOC122229214 gene encoding keratin-associated protein 21-1-like — protein: MCYNYYGNSYRGCGYGSGCGCGYGSGYGCGYVSGCGYGYGSGCGYGSRYGCGYGCGYGCGYGSGCGCGYGCGYGCGYGSGCGCGHGSRYGCGYGSGCCTCRPFCYRKCCSSCC